The following nucleotide sequence is from Triticum dicoccoides isolate Atlit2015 ecotype Zavitan chromosome 7B, WEW_v2.0, whole genome shotgun sequence.
GCATAACTAAACTAGCCATCAGTCGTCAATTTCCGTGGCATCATCAGTTGTTAATCTTCGCCACGCTTCCTACCTGCCTTGAGAGACATTCACGGGCAGCGGGTTTGTGCCGACATAGCTAAGCTCGACCTTTTGAGGCAGAAGTTGGTAGCTGATGGACATCTCCTCGAATATCTTCTTTAGCTCCATCACAAGCTCAGACCTCCTGATGCTCTTCTCCCGGATATTCTGGAAGTTCATCGTGTGCTGGGCGCACAGAGCCATGTTGATCTTGTTCACGTCCAAGATGTCCTTCAGGTTTACCGTGTGGATCGGGTGCCAGCGTGTAGGTTTGCTCTCCAAGTACCTGAAACCCCAGAGAACCATGACAATTGATCACATGGAGGAAATAAAAATGAAGCCAAGTTTGGATAACTCATCTGCCATTCAGATCATGTGCAGATCTGTGTATTCATAAATGAAAGGGCTATAGATTCACTTAAGAACTATGCCCAGATAAGAAGCAGTAAATTAAACACAGAAGAAGCTCAAGAATAATACCCTTTAATTCTGGCTTTCAAAGCTGCGATGCTCTCCATTGATGTTTTAACATCAATAGCAAAGTCGATGGTGTCATACATGTCAGGGCTTCGGTAGAAGTTGCTGATTGGCATTGTGGACAACGCAGAGTTTGGATAATATACCTTCTCATTGTCATTCTTCAGGAAAACAGTGGTTAATATATTCATTTCTTCGACAACCATCTATTATCAATATAGACACATGTCAGCATCAGAATTTAACATCAGTAAGATCAGTGAAAAGGGGAACTGAAAACAGGATAGTATAGAAGTAACCTGTATTCCATCAATGACACAGCGGTCCCCAACATCAAACGGATGCATGATGAAAACAAATATGAGGGCCTCAAATACAGTCTTGCAGGCATTTCCAAATATGAAGACCACAACTAGAAGCTGGGATGAGATGACAACAAGGATCTTGGTCGTGGCGATGCCCATCAACAACAGAGTGATAATGATGATTATAATGAGTACTAGAATTCTGATGAGGCTGTGAAGTTGGCTAACTGCAGTTTTTGTGTCATTCAGAGAATGCGCCAGTGACTTGCGGTCCAGGTATGCGCTTACCTGCAGTAAATAATGATCAAGCAAGGAAACGAAAAATATCCATATACATACAGAACTTTATCAATGTCGAAGCATCAAAATGTGGCATATACAGCAGTTTTTGCAGTTTTGCAGCAGCATGTATTCTTTCCTTTCTTAAGAAGTTAAATGATTTATACCAGGGAAAATAAGACTTGTTTAGAAACTAAAGAATCTATACATGATTATGACTGCTGCAACTGAAGTCAAaaaaaaaaagggcagcccggtgcatgtagctcccgcttgcgcagggtccggggaagggtccaaccactttgggtctatagtacgcagcctttccttacatttctgtaagaggctgtttccaggacttgaacccgtgacctcttggtcacaaggcagcagcttgcaACTGAAGTCAAACTGAAACACAAAACAGGAAACACTTGAATCAATCTACATCATAGGATAAGATTAATTGCCCCTTATAACTTCTGAAATATATTTAAAATGGAAATTGTGACTGAGTTTAAAATTCCCATTACCACCCAATTTTTCAGAGCAGATCTTTTTATCTTCCCCGTTTCTGATGCCCCTTCAAACATCGGAAGGACCAAGGCTGCCTCCTCCCTGTTGAAAAATCTCAGCAAATCCAGCTCCTCAATGTGCCTGCACAGATGAAAAATGGTCACGGCAAATATTGAAATATGTTTCCAGAGAAGAACGGGCAATCGTGATCCTCACTTGTAGCCAGGCCTTGCAACATTTTTGAAAATGGCATTGGCTGCTGCCTTTGCCTCCCACTCACTGTTTATCTCCTTATCTTTTTGTTCCGTTTCATCGAACTCATGAAAGCTCTCAATACTTTGAGATATTGTTGAAAGCCTTGAGCTTCGGATTGCCGTGATGAGCCCTTTCATCGTCCAAGCCGAGATCCTCTCCTGCTTCATCTTCCTCAGTTTCACGACATCGATCACCTTGGGCGTTCCTTTCTCCTCCTTCGTCCTGCTCAAGCTCACACGCCCACTTGGCTCCCGCCCAACATTCTCCGCTAGTTCCATCAATGGAGGGCCCGAGAGCGTCTGCAGCACGTACTGGTGGAACAGGCTCTCCTGGATCCGGTCAAAGAAGGCCTTCCGGTGGAAGGTGGACGCGATGgccttcatgataaatgttttgacCACCCAGATAACTGAAGCGATGAGCACGGAGGCGAGGAATCTGGAGATGTAGTTGAGGATCCTGGCAGTCTTGGCCGGGCGTCCCAGCTCCTGGTCGAAGAGCTGAGACCAGGCGATGAGCACGAGACCGACCCAGAGGCAGGCCTGCACGCTGTTCTTGAGCCCGAAGACGAAGTAGAGCACCTTGTTGCGGAGCAGGAAGTTGCGCTCGATGAGGAAGACGACGAAGGCGATGACCCAGTGGCTGACGAGGTGGCCGGAGAAGACGGTGATGACCATGACGCACCACTTCCAGATCTCCAGCCCCCACACGAAGTGGCCCTTGAGCGGGCGCGCCACGAGGCTGACGACGAGCAGCGCGAGGAAGAGGACGAGCACGGCGAGCTCGAGCGAGATGCAGGCCCTGCGGCGGCACTTggccgcggtggcggcggtgggtgcGCCGTCCTTGCGGAagacgtcgtcgtcgtcgtcgccctcgCCCGGGGTCTGCGGGGTGGAGGCGGGGCGAGGGGTCTGGGCGGTGGAGGCCGGGTGGGCAGGGGACGGGTGGGAGGAGGGGGCGGTAGGGGTCGGCGGCTCCANNNNNNNNNNNNNNNNNNNNNNNNNNNNNNNNNNNNNNNNNNNNNNNNNNNNNNNNNNNNNNNNNNNNNNNNNNNNNNNNNNNNNNNNNNNNNNNNNNNNNNNNNNNNNNNNNNNNNNNNNNNNNNNNNNNNNNNNNNNNNNNNNNNNNNNNNNNNNNNNNNNNNNNNNNNNNNNNNNNNNNNNNNNNNNNNNNNNNNNNNNNNNNNNNNNNNNNNNNNNNNNNNNNNNNNNNNNNNNNNNNNNNNNNNNNNNNNNNNNNNNNNNNNNNNNNNNNNNNNNNNNNNNNNNNNNNNNNNNNNNNNNNNNNNNNNNNNNNNNNNNNNNNNNNNNNNNNNNNNNNNNNNNNNNNNNNNNNNNNNNNNNNNNNNNNNNCGGCGGCGGAGCAGCGCGCCCTGGGCAGGGGGCAGGGGCGGGCGCGCGGGGCTCTGCGGCGGCTTCTCGGGGTTCGGCAGATGCGGGCGCGaggtcggcgtcggcggcggcggcttctcGGGGTTTGGGGGGGTTTTGGGCGCGTCGGCCGCCGTGGCCCGCTGCTGCTGCGGCTGCTCAGGCGGCATGATGAGGACGACGTCGCCATTGGCGGCGGCCGGGGGCTTCGGATTGGcgctggcggtggcggtggcgttgGACGGGGGCTTCCCGTTGGCATTAGCGCTGGCGTTGGCGTTGGACGGATCCATgggtatgccgccgccgccgccgccgccgctgtgcgCGCGCGGCGGTGGACGCAGCGGGGGTGCTGGTGAGCTAGTGCTTAGGGTTAGGCTGGAGGGAAGCTTGTgcgacggcggcggaggagggaaatGGGGGTGCGAGGGTGAGTGATGGGCTTTGCTGCTGGGGTGGCGAAGTGTGGGAACGGAAGAGACCGACGGGCGTCGCCGTTTCTTTCTCGAAATTCGTGCTTAAGGACGGAGGTGGACGGGAAAAGCAGCCGCGCAGCGCACTCGGCACCCCCTTCGCGGAGCCGGGTTTCACTCGTCCCGTCCCGTCGTCGTGCCGTCCACACCGTCGCCTAGGTCTCACGTTTCCTCGTCTCCTCGCCGTCCACTCTTTTATTTTCCCGAGCTCAAAAAAGAGTGCTCGTATTTTATATTCCTGTCCAAAAAAAAGATCGTTTCATTTTTGCGACGCGCAATAATCAACTCCACCAGCGCATGTTGCCTTGATACTCAGAAAAATGTGCCGGGTTCAAAAGTCAATCAATACGGCTGTTTCCTTGTCTCTAGAAGCTGCTAGACACAATGATGAGTTACATACaccagtaacatacacatatccctagactatgttactaccttcatagtgggtaataACATaaatgtggtaacatgcaaagcttcatttattaggttatagactcatattgcattgcgacatgtgatgttacagtaactagctaagttactataactacctctctcctcattaactcactgtcacataagcaaatttgctgagttggactcgatgttactgctgaagttactcccactgtggctagtctaaggtCCCTCCCAGTGCTCCACTTTATACAGGTGCTAAGGTTGTCATGTAGGCAAAAAATATGATGTGACAAGGTAATTAAGAGAAGAGAGATAAGTGTGATGACTCCAGGAAGAAACAATTTCAAGCGCGAGAACGTAGGCAAAATACTTAAATTGGAAGGATCCCAGCAATGCATGAAGAACTTTAGTTAcaaaatcattaaatgaaggatgcttagagcatggttaatgatAAAAGcctgctgctggctataagccactgCCACATCATATACAGCCTTTATAAAAGCCCACTAATACAATAGTTTGGCTGTAAACTAGCTGTACTAATTAATGTTTGCATGTAAAGGGAGACAAGAATACACTTTTGATTGGTGGAAGGGCCTGCTCACACCGCTGTCGGCGATAGCTGGAGCTCCCGCTCCCTTGTCTTTCGGTCCATCTCTCTCCTCCAGCAGTGATTTTTTATGACGTGGTACTACTTATAGCCGGCTGACTAGACATACTGTAATTGCTCTTAGCACCAATAAGTTAAGCATATATGTACTGAGGGATTTAGTTGCTAAAAattttaatgtgcttagcacctcatgtaagcaccaatgcattggaacTAACCTAAGAAGAATGTTGAAAGAGCGCCTGCAAGACGGGTTTGTTTAACTCAAGACAAAAAGTGTCTGTTTTAAGAGAAGATAGAGATAGAAAGTGAAGAAAGCTCAGCGCTGCTTTGAATGCATACTTTAGACACGAGTGGTCGGTGTCTGTGTCGAAGAACATCTTCTAGATCGCCCAAGTGGGAGCGGTCGATCCATCATTTTATCGGCAGTACAACGCTGCGCTGCTTGCTCCCCACTAAGTCTGAGACTCAGATCCAGTGGCCCATGACATGATATGTGGTGCCGTGGTACAACAGAGGTGATCCGGACTATCAACAAGTGCGGAAATGTCCGTAAGCAGAGCCCCGTCTGCTAGTCAAGCACAGATAGAGGGCAACTGTGGCATAAATTATTTCGCAATTTACGGATTAGATGAACGTAACGTGGCTAACCCACAAGAGCTCTTCGGTAAACAAATGAAATCCCATGAAAATGACTTGATCCGACTTCCGCTCCCATGGAAGCACGGTAGACCTAAATTGGTTGAACAATGGAAGATAATGCTAGTTTAAGCAGTCAGGGTTGTTGTCCTTGCATTGTTCCACGTATAAAACGACGATAGATTTTCTCAGCTTTCGGTCTTCTGTTCGAGAGATCGTTCGAAGGCGGTTCATGGGATCGTCATCGACGATCGAGTGACTCCAAATACGATGTACACCGGCTCATTTACTTCTGCTGCACTCCCGGAGTTAGTAACGATCATTGATCACAactcgttatgcatcttcatattgtttctGGATGATTGTAGCGCGGATTTTTTTTggtttctactacgtttcccaacacttacGATGTTGGTTCCATCTCCGGCTTAGATCGGTCACAACATCCGTGTCGTGTCGCGCTCCGGCTCCTGTTGGTTGCAGCACCAACTGCTGATTGTTCCAGCTCTAGCTCTTGCCGGTCAGAACACCACTAGTTGTTGGTTCCAGCCGGGCGCGCCACGAGGCCGATGACGAGCAGCGCGAGGAACAGGACGAGCACAGCGAGCTCCAGCGAGATGCAAGCCCTCCGGCGGCACTTGGCCGTGGTGGCGGCGATCCGCGCGCCGTCCTTGCGGAAGACGTCGTCGCCTTCGCCCGGGGTCTGTGGGGTGGAGGCAGGGCGAGGGGTCTGGGTGGTGGAGGTCGGGTGGGAGGCGGGGGGCGGAGGGGTCGGCGCCTTGACGAAGCGGGATTTAGGCTTGGAGAGTGAGGAGCAGCCGCGGGGTTCGGCAGATGCGGACACGGCGGGGCCGCCGCCGAGGCCGGCGGCGGTGGCTTCTCGGGGTTTGGGGGCTTTTGGGCGCATTGGCCACCATGGGCCGCTGCTGCTGCGGCTACTCGGGCGGCATGATGAGGACGACGTCGCCGTTGGCAGCGTCTACGCGCTTCCCGTTGGCATTGGCGTTGGCGTTGGATGGATCCATAggtgtgccgccgccgccgcttgcgcgTGCGGCGGTGGTCGCGGCGGGGGTGCCAGTGAGCTGGGGTTTGGGCTGGAAGTGGAAGGAAGTTGTGCGacgaaggcggtggcggcggcgaaggaGGAGGGAATGGGGGGAGTGGCATGGCGGTGCGGGGGCAAGTGATATATGGCATGCTGCTAGGGTGGCGAAGTGTGGGAACGGAAAGGGAGAGACCGAGGGGCGTCGGGCGGTGGCGTTTCTTTCTCAAAAGTCGGGCTTAAAGACGGGGATGGGGAACGGACCCGGGTTTCACTCGTCCGTCGAGACGTCGCCGTGCCGTCCACCCCTTTGCCTAGGTGCCTCTCTCTTTTCTTCAAAAGAAAGACAAGCTTTGCGTAGGTCTCATGTCGCATGTTTCTTAGAAATATTTCTCAAAAAATGCTCATAGAATATATAGTTTCATGTCAAAATCCCAACGCTTGTATATCTCATACTTAGATAATAATCTGATGTGGCACCATTAATGAGAAAAAAAGAGGAACCATATCTTAATCTGGATACACTCCCTCCATTTTTTATACAAGGTCATTCACAATTTTATGTCTA
It contains:
- the LOC119337752 gene encoding mechanosensitive ion channel protein 10-like, translated to MDPSNANASANANGKPPSNATATASANPKPPAAANGDVVLIMPPEQPQQQRATAADAPKTPPNPEKPPPPTPTSRPHLPNPEKPPQSPARPPLPPAQGALLRRRXXXXXXXXXXXEPPTPTAPSSHPSPAHPASTAQTPRPASTPQTPGEGDDDDDVFRKDGAPTAATAAKCRRRACISLELAVLVLFLALLVVSLVARPLKGHFVWGLEIWKWCVMVITVFSGHLVSHWVIAFVVFLIERNFLLRNKVLYFVFGLKNSVQACLWVGLVLIAWSQLFDQELGRPAKTARILNYISRFLASVLIASVIWVVKTFIMKAIASTFHRKAFFDRIQESLFHQYVLQTLSGPPLMELAENVGREPSGRVSLSRTKEEKGTPKVIDVVKLRKMKQERISAWTMKGLITAIRSSRLSTISQSIESFHEFDETEQKDKEINSEWEAKAAANAIFKNVARPGYKHIEELDLLRFFNREEAALVLPMFEGASETGKIKRSALKNWVVSAYLDRKSLAHSLNDTKTAVSQLHSLIRILVLIIIIIITLLLMGIATTKILVVISSQLLVVVFIFGNACKTVFEALIFVFIMHPFDVGDRCVIDGIQMVVEEMNILTTVFLKNDNEKVYYPNSALSTMPISNFYRSPDMYDTIDFAIDVKTSMESIAALKARIKGYLESKPTRWHPIHTVNLKDILDVNKINMALCAQHTMNFQNIREKSIRRSELVMELKKIFEEMSISYQLLPQKVELSYVGTNPLPVNVSQGR